One stretch of Prionailurus viverrinus isolate Anna chromosome C1, UM_Priviv_1.0, whole genome shotgun sequence DNA includes these proteins:
- the LOC125171636 gene encoding ATP synthase subunit f, mitochondrial-like — MASPILVKEKKLLDVKLGELPSWILMWDVTPQGTSGVFQRSYYQYYKYVHVEKGGVVGISVVLAHSVLFS; from the coding sequence ATGGCTTCACCTATACTGGTGAAAGAGAAGAAACTCCTGGATGTCAAACTAGGAGAGCTGCCAAGCTGGATACTGATGTGGGATGTCACCCCTCAAGGCACTTCTGGAGTGTTTCAAAGAAGTTACTACCAGTATTACAAGTATGTCCATGTGGAGAAGGGAGGTGTTGTTGGGATTTCTGTGGTGCTGGCACATTCTGTGCTTTTCAGCTAG